Proteins encoded by one window of Nasonia vitripennis strain AsymCx chromosome 5, Nvit_psr_1.1, whole genome shotgun sequence:
- the LOC116415713 gene encoding chymotrypsin-2-like yields MKFIISLICLSFAVVAYAAPRIVGGQDAPDGKYPYQVSLRAPSHFCGGSILNSRWILTAAHCVIGRSGNAVTVVAGTHLLNCGAEQTFKSEYITWHEKYNGGLFINDVGLIRVDRDIEFNEKVQPIPLPNEDFSKVDYPVVLTGWGRTQAGGPIPNNLQEINLKVISQTKCSDKMSVAITESHICTLTKVGEGACHGDSGGPLVADGVQVGIVSFGMPCARGMPDVFTRVYTFISWINEKMGQY; encoded by the exons ATGAAGTTCATCATCAGTTTGATCTGCCTGTCTTTCGCAGTAGTAGCTTATG ctgCTCCGCGAATCGTCGGAGGCCAGGATGCTCCCGATGGCAAGTACCCATACCAGGTATCACTTCGAGCACCGTCCCACTTCTGCGGTGGCTCAATCCTGAACAGCCGCTGGATCTTGACAGCCGCTCACTGTGTTATTGG ACGTTCTGGAAATGCGGTGACAGTAGTGGCTGGTACCCACTTGCTCAATTGTGGTGCAGAGCAGACCTTCAAGTCCGAGTACATAACATGGCACGAGAAATACAACGGCGGACTCTTCATCAACGACGTTGGCCTGATCCGCGTCGACAGGGACATCGAATTCAACGAGAAGGTCCAGCCGATTCCTCTGCCCAACGAAGACTTCTCTAAGGTCGACTACCCTGTCGTTCTCACTGGCTGGGGCAGAACTCAG GCAGGTGGACCAATTCCCAACAACCTCCAGGAGATCAATCTGAAGGTGATCAGTCAAACCAAGTGTAGCGATAAAATGTCGGTAGCCATCACGGAGTCCCACATCTGCACCTTGACCAAGGTTGGAGAAGGCGCTTGCCAC GGCGACTCTGGTGGCCCTCTTGTCGCTGACGGTGTCCAAGTTGGTATCGTCTCCTTCGGAATGCCATGTGCTCGAGGAATGCCCGACGTTTTTACCAGAGTTTACACTTTCATTAGCTGGATCAACGAGAAAATGGGTCAATACTAA